The Geothrix oryzae DNA window TGTCCTTGGGATTGAACTTCCATGGGTAGATGGGCATGGGTAGATGGGAACAAGCCAAGGCCCGGCTCAGCCGGGCCTTGGTGCGGGGGTCTCGGGGGTATGCGCGCGGCGCGGGACCCCCGGAGAACATCAGTGAGGATAGACCGCCGGTCCGGTTAGGCTGGGCCCGCGGAACTCGGCGCTGACGCTGGGACTGGCGCCCCAGATGCCCGCCACGATCTTCACCTTGCTCAGGTCCGTCTTGGCGGGATCCCAGTCCCGGCGGACGGCCAGGGTGTAGGGATTCTTCGCGTCGGACCACCAGGCGGGATCGTCCACGATCACATAGACGGCCGTCGCGACCTTGTTCGGATTCTTGTAGGTCACAAGAACCGGCTGGTGCGCGATGGCGGCCTGCAGGATGCCGGGCCCCGGGGTCCCCGCGCTGGTCACGAGCATGAGCCGGAACCAAGCCAGGCTGGGATGTTTGACTTCGACCTGAACGGTGCCGCCCACAGGCACGGAGATGCCGTAGGCCCGCCACCCGGCCGGCAGCTGGACATAGTCGGTCAGGGCGTCCACGCCGTCCCCCAGCGGAGTCACCGGAATGAACCCCTTGCGTTGGAGCCACTTGATCTCAGCCATGAGGTCCCGTGTGCGCCAGTAGCCCATGTCGGGCAACGAGGTGCAGCGGTTCCAGGCGGGGGGCACCACCACCTGGGTGCCGGGGTAGACATCCACACGGGCCACCCGGGGGGCGGGGCCTGGGCGCGGCTCCATTTCGACCATGCGGGGGCCCGGGTGGCGGCGGGCGCCGACATCTCCGGTGGCCACGGGGGCCGGATTCGACTGGCGGGGGCCTTCGGACGCCACGCGCCCCCCCACGGGACCCTGAGGATGTGGCATTACACGACGGTCCTGCTCCCCCTGTGGCGAAGCACCACACAGGGTTGCGGCCATGACCAAACCCGCCATCACGGCACCGGCGCGGAACTGCGAACCAGGACGCCTCATCGCGCACCTCCTTTGGGATGGATGGAACCTTCATCATGCCAGAGCCATGCCACCACCCTGCGTCAGGTCGCCTTGGCGGTATCCTGACGGTTTCAAACATGGGAGTCCTCTGGTGTTCGGCAAGATCCAGCACATCCATTTCGTGGGCATCGGCGGCATCGGCATGTCGGGCATCGCCGAGGTGCTCGCCAACCTGGGCTACCAGGTCTCGGGTTCTGACCTGAAGGAAAGCGCCGTCACCCAGCGCCTGAGGGGGCTGGGCATCACGGTCCACCTGGGCCACCACGGGCAGGCCATCGAGGGCGCCCAGGTCGTGGTCATCTCGTCGGCCGTGAAGGGCGACAACCCCGAGGTCGTGGCCGCCCACGCCGCCAAGGTGCCCGTCATTCCCCGCGGCGAGATGCTGGCGGAGCTGATGCGCATGAAGTACGGCATCGCCGTCGCCGGTTCCCACGGCAAGACCACCACCACCAGCATGGTGGCCCAGGTGCTGAGCCAGGGCGGCATCGACCCCACCATCGTCATCGGCGGGAAGCTCGGCACCATCGGCAGCAACGCCAAGCTGGGCAAGGGGCCCTTCCTGGTGGCGGAAGCCGACGAGAGCGACGGCAGCTTCCTCATGCTGAACCCCACCCTGGCCGCCATCACCAACATCGACCGCGAACACCTCGACCACTACAAGGACCTGGAGGAGATCCAGGACGCCTTCGTGATCTTCGCCAACAAGGTGCCCTTCTACGGATCCGTGTTCCTCTGCATGGACGATCCGAACGCCGCCGCCGTCCGCCCGCGCCTGAAGAAGCAGGTGCACACCTACGGCACCCACCCGCAGGTGGACATCCGCGCCCGGGAGATCCGCCAGGATGGCTTCCGCACCCACTTCCGGGTGAGCGCCTACGGCCAGGATCTCGGTGCCTTCAGCATGGGCGTTCCCGGCCACCACATGGTGCTGAACGCCCTGGCGGCCATCGGAATCGCCCTGGAACTGAATGTCGAGCACGAGGTGATCCGCGCCAGCCTGGCCAGCTTCACCGGCGCGGACCGCCGCTTCCACCTCAAGGGCGAGAAGGGCGGTGTGCTTGTGGTGGACGACTACGGCCACCACCCCACCGAGATCGCCGCCACCCTGGCCGCGGCCCGTGCGGGGTTCCCGGATCGCCGCATCGTCGCGGCCTTCCAGCCCCACCGGTACAGCCGCACCAAGGCCCTGCTCGAGGAATTCGGCACGGCTTTCTTCGAGGCCGACTCCGTCGTGATCACCGACATCTACGCCGCGGGCGAGCAGCCCATCCAGGGCGTGGACGGGGCCACCGTGGCCGCGGCCCTGCGGTCCCACGGGCAGAAGGAAGTCCACCTGGTGGGCCGCGTGGAAGAGCTGCCCGCGGCCCTCAAGCAGCTGACCCGCGACGGGGACCTGCTCATCACCTTCGGCGCGGGTTCCATCACCCACGCCGGACCGGCCTTCCTGGAACTCGATTGAGCGCGGGAATGGGGCATCCGATGCGGCGAATCCTCCCCGCCACACTCTGTGCGGCGCTCTGTGCGGCGCCGCTTGCGGCCGGCCTGCCGCCGGGCCTGCTCCCGGCCGCGGACCACCGGCCCGAAGTGCCCCTGCCGGACCTCGGCGTCCGCTACACGCCCCAGCACGCGCTGCTGGCCTATGTCCGCGCCCTGGCGGCCGCCGCCCCGGACCGCGTGCGGCTCACGACCCTGAACCTCACGGAGGAGGGCCACGAGCAGCCCTTCCTCGTCATCACCTCGCCCGGGAACCTGAAGCGCCTGGACGAGCTGCAGGCCCTCAACGCGAAGCTCGCCGACCCGAGATCCTGCGGAGAGGACGAGGCCCGGCGCATCACGGAGACCAACCCCGTCTTCGTCTGGCTGGGCTACTCCGTCCACGGGTCCGAGGTCTCCGGTTCCGAAGCGGCCCTGGCCGTGGCCTACCACTTCGCCGCGGCACGCGATCCGGAAGTGCTGAAGCAGCTCGACCGCGTGGTGATCCTCATGGACCTCACGCAGAACCCCGATGGACGGGTCCGGCACCTCCAGGCCGTGGCCGAGGCCACCACCCCCTTCAACGCCAACGATCCGCAGGACGCGCAGAACGCCGCCCGCTGGCCCAGCGGCCGTTTCAACCACCGGCTCTTCGACCTGAACCGCGACTGGGTCTGGCAGACCCAGGGGGAGACCCGCGCCAAGACCGCCGCCTTCCTGCGCTGGAACCCGCAGGTGCTGGCCGATCACCACGAGATGTGGCCCGAGGCCTCGTACTACTTCCCCCCCACCATGCAGCCCATCCACCAGGGACTTCCGGAGCCGTTCGCGGGCCGCTGGCAGGGGGCCTTCGGCCAGGCCCTGGCACGGACTTTCGATGCCCGCGGCTGGGCCTACTTCAGCCGCGATGTGTTCGATCTCTTCTACCCCGGCTACGGGGACACCTGGCCCACCTTTCAGGGCGCCGTGGGCATGACCTTCGAGGTGGCGGGCCAGGGGGGCCCCGCCTACAAGCGGCAGGACGGCGACATCCTCACCCTCGAGGGCCGCCTCAGGCGCCACACGGTCGCCAGCCTCGCCACGGTGGCCACGGCCGCGGCCGGACACCGGGCCCTGCTCTGGGATTTCCAGCGGACGCGGCGCGAACGCGCCGCCCTGGGCGACCGCGCGGGAGCCTTCCTGCTGGCGGAGGGCGAAGATCCCGGCCGGACCCGGGCCCTGGCGGACCTGCTGGCCCGCAACGGCATCGAGGTGCTGCGGACCCGGGCGGACCTGCCCACCACCGGACTGGAGGCCATCGGCCTGACCAAGGCCGCTGCCCTGCCGGCCGGCAGCTACCTGGTGCCTCTGGATCAGCCCCGAGGCGCCCTCGCCCAGGCCCTGCTCGAAGGCGAGGCCCACATGGGGCCGAAGCCCACCTACGACATCACGGCCTGGAGCCTTCCCCTGGCCTTCCATGTGCCCGCCTGGCACGCGAAGGCCCGGCCGAGGGTGGCGACCTCCCCCCTGGCCGCCGACGCCGAAAGCCCGCTTGCCGAAGCCGCCTGGGGCTACCTGATCCCCGCCGGTCACGAAGGCGCCGAGCGCACCCTGGCCGCCCTGCTCCAGGAGGGCTTCAAGGCCACGGCCCTGGCCGAGCCCGCCACCCTCAAGGAGCGCCAGTTCGGCGCCGGCACGGTGGTGCTCCCCAACCGCACCAATCCGCCCGCCCTCAGGGCGCGCCTCCAGGCCCTGGCCGCCGCCAACCGCCACCCCGTCGCCGGCGTGGACTCGGCCCAGATGACCACGGGGCCGGATCTGGGTTCCAACCGCAGCCTGATCCTGCGCGCCCCCCGCATCGCCGTCCTCATGGACCGGCCGGCCAATCCCATGGCCTTCGGCGCCGTGGCCCACACGCTGATCGAATCCGGGCTCCCCTTCGTGCAGCTGCGCGCCGACCGCCTCGGCGCCACCTCGCTTGCGCGGTTCACCCATCTGGTGGTGGTGGACGACGGCGCCCAGGGCAAGGCCTGGCAGCAGCTCCTCGGCGAGGGCGGGGCGGCCAAGCTGAAGGCCTGGGTCCAGGAGGGCGGCAGCCTGCTGGCCTTCCAGGGCGGGGCCGTGTACGCCTCGCGCGCGGGGCTCGCCCAGGCCGGCTTCCACTTCCTGGCCAAGACCGCGGAGGAAGCCCGGCTGAAGGAGAAGGATCCCAAGCGCGAGGCGCCCAAGGCCGATCCCGCGGAGCTGGTGCGGCCCTGGGACAAGCGCGAGGAGCGCGCCCTGGAGGAGAGCATTCCCGGGGCCTTCCTCAAGGCGCAGGTGGACGGCAGCCACCCCCTGGCCTG harbors:
- the murC gene encoding UDP-N-acetylmuramate--L-alanine ligase, encoding MFGKIQHIHFVGIGGIGMSGIAEVLANLGYQVSGSDLKESAVTQRLRGLGITVHLGHHGQAIEGAQVVVISSAVKGDNPEVVAAHAAKVPVIPRGEMLAELMRMKYGIAVAGSHGKTTTTSMVAQVLSQGGIDPTIVIGGKLGTIGSNAKLGKGPFLVAEADESDGSFLMLNPTLAAITNIDREHLDHYKDLEEIQDAFVIFANKVPFYGSVFLCMDDPNAAAVRPRLKKQVHTYGTHPQVDIRAREIRQDGFRTHFRVSAYGQDLGAFSMGVPGHHMVLNALAAIGIALELNVEHEVIRASLASFTGADRRFHLKGEKGGVLVVDDYGHHPTEIAATLAAARAGFPDRRIVAAFQPHRYSRTKALLEEFGTAFFEADSVVITDIYAAGEQPIQGVDGATVAAALRSHGQKEVHLVGRVEELPAALKQLTRDGDLLITFGAGSITHAGPAFLELD
- a CDS encoding M14 family zinc carboxypeptidase → MRRILPATLCAALCAAPLAAGLPPGLLPAADHRPEVPLPDLGVRYTPQHALLAYVRALAAAAPDRVRLTTLNLTEEGHEQPFLVITSPGNLKRLDELQALNAKLADPRSCGEDEARRITETNPVFVWLGYSVHGSEVSGSEAALAVAYHFAAARDPEVLKQLDRVVILMDLTQNPDGRVRHLQAVAEATTPFNANDPQDAQNAARWPSGRFNHRLFDLNRDWVWQTQGETRAKTAAFLRWNPQVLADHHEMWPEASYYFPPTMQPIHQGLPEPFAGRWQGAFGQALARTFDARGWAYFSRDVFDLFYPGYGDTWPTFQGAVGMTFEVAGQGGPAYKRQDGDILTLEGRLRRHTVASLATVATAAAGHRALLWDFQRTRRERAALGDRAGAFLLAEGEDPGRTRALADLLARNGIEVLRTRADLPTTGLEAIGLTKAAALPAGSYLVPLDQPRGALAQALLEGEAHMGPKPTYDITAWSLPLAFHVPAWHAKARPRVATSPLAADAESPLAEAAWGYLIPAGHEGAERTLAALLQEGFKATALAEPATLKERQFGAGTVVLPNRTNPPALRARLQALAAANRHPVAGVDSAQMTTGPDLGSNRSLILRAPRIAVLMDRPANPMAFGAVAHTLIESGLPFVQLRADRLGATSLARFTHLVVVDDGAQGKAWQQLLGEGGAAKLKAWVQEGGSLLAFQGGAVYASRAGLAQAGFHFLAKTAEEARLKEKDPKREAPKADPAELVRPWDKREERALEESIPGAFLKAQVDGSHPLAWGLHAEAGGAVLDTSDPILELSPGGENPIHYAKEDLKVSGLVPKALEAKLQQTAYALRERLGQGAVILVAGDPVFRGQTPFTRRLLHNAIFFGAYRPAPE